The following proteins come from a genomic window of Nodularia sp. LEGE 06071:
- a CDS encoding transglycosylase domain-containing protein — protein sequence MSSPQPPHKPQTLLGQLTQAVQTIQARVDFSKLALKPNAKVPEIWVQDAGADKAEVYPLLGDRYILGRSSKSCDIVIRNPVVSQIHLSLSRDSAQRTPVFVIKDENSTNGIYRGKRRVNTLELRHGDIFTLGPPELAASVRLQYVDPPPLYIKAATWTAYGIGGVSALVGLIIGVEWLKFSVRPLPTATRAPIVIYARDGSTPLREPRSTSHVDMQRLDDFGPYLAAAVVSSEDSRYNWHFGVDPLGILRAVLVNTRSGDVQQGASTVTQQVARSLFRDYVGAQDSLGRKLREVVVSLKLETFYSKDQILLTYLNRVFLGVDTSGFEDAARYYFEKPAKELTLSEAATLVGILPAPNAFNFCGDSPNRLQAVEYRNRVIRRMLDRGKISEADANRARRSPVQISPKVCEQQASTIAPYFYSYVFQELESILGVGAAREGNYIIETQIDPRIQAQAETALRNSVNNAGSTFRFSQGAIVTLDTTTGSILSMVGGTDFRQSQFNRAVQAQRQPGSTFKVFAYAAALERGIPASKSYSCAALPWQGFTYRPCRSGAGNFLSMTTGFAQSENPIALRIAREVGLDRVVSTAKRLGVKSSLEAVPGLVLGQSVVNVLEMTGAFGAIANRGVWNPPHAISRILDSSDCADRDDLTTCRVVYSFDQSRDANQRVLPTGVADEMTRMMRQVVTSGTGRAAAIGLGEGGKTGTTDKNVDLWFIGSIPNRRLVTGIWLGNDNNSPTSGSSGQAAQLWGSYMRQIVK from the coding sequence ATGAGTTCCCCCCAACCTCCTCACAAGCCACAAACTTTACTTGGTCAACTGACTCAAGCAGTACAGACAATTCAAGCGAGAGTTGACTTTTCCAAATTGGCGCTCAAGCCTAATGCCAAAGTACCAGAGATATGGGTGCAGGATGCGGGGGCGGATAAGGCGGAGGTCTATCCGTTGTTAGGCGATCGCTACATCCTCGGTCGTAGTTCTAAATCCTGTGATATAGTCATTCGCAACCCAGTTGTCAGCCAAATTCACCTATCACTTTCGCGAGATTCGGCTCAACGCACCCCTGTCTTTGTGATCAAAGATGAAAACTCCACTAACGGTATTTATCGTGGGAAACGCCGGGTTAATACCTTAGAACTGCGTCACGGTGATATTTTTACTTTAGGTCCACCAGAACTCGCAGCTTCAGTGCGCCTGCAATATGTCGATCCACCGCCCCTGTATATTAAAGCAGCAACTTGGACTGCTTACGGTATTGGTGGTGTGAGCGCCTTAGTGGGGTTAATCATCGGTGTAGAATGGCTCAAATTTTCAGTCAGACCTCTACCCACTGCTACTCGCGCGCCCATCGTGATTTATGCCCGTGATGGCTCCACCCCCCTGCGTGAGCCTCGGAGTACCTCCCACGTCGATATGCAGCGCCTGGATGATTTTGGCCCTTATTTGGCCGCAGCCGTAGTTTCCTCAGAAGACAGTCGTTACAATTGGCACTTTGGCGTTGATCCGTTGGGGATTTTGCGAGCCGTGCTGGTCAATACTCGTAGTGGAGATGTGCAGCAAGGAGCCAGCACCGTTACCCAGCAAGTAGCCCGGAGCTTGTTCCGGGACTATGTTGGCGCTCAGGACTCCTTGGGACGCAAACTGCGGGAGGTTGTTGTTTCCTTGAAGCTAGAAACTTTTTACAGTAAAGATCAAATCTTGCTGACTTACTTAAATCGAGTATTTTTGGGCGTGGATACATCTGGCTTTGAGGATGCGGCTCGTTATTACTTTGAGAAGCCAGCCAAAGAATTAACTCTCTCAGAAGCTGCAACATTAGTGGGAATTTTACCTGCTCCCAACGCTTTCAATTTTTGTGGCGATAGCCCGAATCGGCTACAAGCGGTGGAATACCGTAATCGTGTGATTAGGCGAATGTTGGACAGAGGCAAAATCTCAGAAGCGGACGCTAATCGAGCCAGACGCTCCCCAGTCCAAATTAGCCCCAAAGTTTGCGAACAGCAAGCCAGTACCATTGCTCCTTACTTTTACAGTTATGTCTTCCAGGAACTCGAATCAATTTTGGGAGTAGGAGCTGCCAGGGAAGGTAACTATATAATCGAAACCCAGATTGATCCAAGAATCCAAGCCCAAGCAGAAACAGCGTTACGTAATTCAGTCAACAACGCTGGCTCAACCTTTCGTTTTTCTCAAGGAGCGATCGTTACCCTGGACACCACCACTGGGAGTATTTTGTCTATGGTAGGCGGGACTGATTTTAGACAAAGCCAGTTTAACCGTGCTGTCCAAGCCCAAAGACAACCAGGTTCCACCTTCAAAGTTTTTGCTTACGCTGCGGCTCTTGAGAGGGGGATACCAGCTTCCAAATCTTATTCCTGCGCTGCTTTACCTTGGCAAGGTTTTACCTACAGACCCTGTAGAAGTGGTGCGGGGAATTTCTTAAGTATGACCACTGGGTTTGCCCAGTCGGAAAATCCCATTGCTTTGCGAATTGCTAGAGAAGTAGGGCTAGATAGAGTCGTATCCACTGCCAAGCGTTTAGGAGTCAAGTCATCGCTGGAAGCAGTTCCCGGCTTAGTCCTGGGTCAAAGTGTCGTCAATGTTTTAGAAATGACCGGCGCTTTTGGCGCTATTGCTAATCGTGGTGTATGGAATCCACCCCATGCAATTAGTCGGATTCTAGACAGTAGTGATTGTGCAGATCGTGATGACTTAACAACCTGCCGTGTTGTTTATTCCTTTGACCAAAGTCGAGATGCCAACCAGCGAGTCTTACCCACAGGCGTAGCCGACGAAATGACCCGGATGATGCGCCAGGTAGTCACTAGCGGGACTGGTCGGGCAGCCGCTATTGGACTAGGGGAAGGTGGTAAAACCGGCACAACTGATAAAAACGTTGACCTATGGTTCATTGGCTCTATCCCCAATCGGCGGCTGGTAACTGGCATTTGGTTGGGTAATGACAATAATTCGCCTACATCCGGCAGCAGTGGACAAGCAGCTCAACTTTGGGGCAGTTATATGAGGCAAATTGTCAAATAG
- the lspA gene encoding signal peptidase II, which translates to MRLKNHLFWIAAFIAFFLDQLTKYWVVQTFSLGQTLPLIPDVFHFTYVTNTGAAFSLFRGKVEWLRWLSLGVSLVLIALAWFGEELNHWDQLGYGLILGGALGNGIDRFALGYVVDFLDFRLINFAVFNLADSFISIGIVCLLIASFQKTPSSSDRSS; encoded by the coding sequence ATGCGTTTAAAAAATCATCTGTTTTGGATTGCTGCCTTCATCGCTTTTTTCTTAGATCAATTGACAAAATACTGGGTAGTGCAAACCTTTAGCTTAGGACAGACACTACCACTTATACCCGATGTATTTCATTTTACATATGTGACTAATACTGGTGCGGCTTTTAGTCTATTCCGAGGCAAAGTAGAGTGGTTACGCTGGCTATCATTGGGTGTGAGTTTGGTATTGATAGCATTGGCATGGTTTGGAGAGGAGTTAAATCATTGGGATCAGTTAGGCTATGGTTTAATTTTAGGTGGAGCCTTGGGTAATGGTATTGATCGGTTCGCTTTAGGCTATGTCGTTGATTTTCTGGATTTTCGCTTGATTAATTTTGCTGTATTTAATTTGGCAGATTCATTTATTAGTATTGGTATTGTTTGTCTGTTAATTGCTTCTTTCCAAAAAACACCAAGTTCTAGTGATCGCTCAAGCTAA
- a CDS encoding biotin transporter BioY: MAGSVGNVGTVQLLWSMVGLLLTMGGTFLEAYGIAWPWSWSKHGIQTFSLGVTCQVGAVLLVGCLGGKNAGALSQIAYLVMGLTLLPVFADGGGIGYVKLSQFGYLLGFIPGAWICGSLAFKARPRLETLAFSCISGLLTVHLCGVTYLIISYLFQWKGTENLALMQAILRYSWFALPGQLAVVCAVSVIAYILRHLMFY; this comes from the coding sequence ATGGCTGGAAGCGTTGGAAATGTGGGAACTGTTCAATTACTATGGTCTATGGTTGGCTTACTCCTGACAATGGGCGGGACTTTCCTAGAAGCCTATGGTATCGCCTGGCCTTGGAGTTGGAGTAAGCACGGAATTCAGACTTTTTCTCTGGGTGTCACTTGTCAAGTTGGTGCAGTGTTGTTAGTAGGTTGTTTAGGAGGGAAAAATGCTGGTGCGCTATCGCAAATCGCCTATTTAGTTATGGGTTTAACCTTGTTACCTGTATTTGCTGATGGTGGCGGTATTGGTTATGTCAAGCTATCTCAGTTTGGCTATCTGCTAGGCTTTATTCCTGGAGCGTGGATTTGTGGGTCTTTGGCTTTTAAAGCTAGACCTAGATTGGAAACCCTAGCTTTTAGTTGTATAAGTGGCTTGTTAACTGTCCACCTCTGCGGTGTGACTTATTTGATCATCAGTTATCTTTTTCAGTGGAAAGGTACGGAGAATCTGGCTCTAATGCAAGCAATTCTCAGATACTCTTGGTTTGCGCTACCCGGTCAACTAGCTGTAGTGTGCGCTGTTAGCGTCATAGCATATATATTACGTCACTTAATGTTTTATTAG
- the aroF gene encoding 3-deoxy-7-phosphoheptulonate synthase has translation MIVVLKTGTPESEITQICQDLTELWGVTVEKSIGQQKAILGIIGDTSVIDTLQVQELNPWIQQVLRVQRPFKRVSREFRHGEASEVIVSTPNGLVPFGEHHPIVVVAGPCSVENEAMIVETAKRVKTAGAKFLRGGAYKPRTSPYAFQGYGESALGLLAAAREATGLGIITELMDAADLPAVSKVADIIQIGARNMHNFSLLKKVGAQDKPVLLKRGMSATIDEWLMAAEYIMASGNSNVILCERGIRTFDAKYARNTLDLSVIPVLRSLTHLPIMIDPSHGTGNSEYVPAMALAAIAAGTDALMIEVHPNPARALSDGPQSLTPEKFDRLVQEMSVLGKVVNRWSIPALVTSV, from the coding sequence ATGATTGTAGTCCTAAAAACTGGTACACCTGAGAGCGAAATCACTCAGATATGTCAAGATTTGACCGAGCTTTGGGGAGTCACAGTTGAAAAAAGCATCGGCCAGCAGAAAGCTATTCTGGGAATCATTGGTGATACATCTGTCATCGATACATTGCAAGTCCAGGAGTTAAACCCTTGGATTCAACAAGTATTACGAGTGCAGCGACCTTTCAAGCGAGTTAGCCGGGAATTTCGACATGGAGAAGCCAGCGAGGTGATTGTATCCACACCTAACGGTCTTGTCCCTTTCGGAGAGCATCATCCCATTGTGGTGGTAGCGGGGCCATGTTCCGTTGAGAATGAAGCCATGATTGTGGAAACGGCAAAGCGTGTGAAGACAGCCGGAGCAAAATTCTTGCGTGGAGGAGCCTACAAACCCCGGACTTCACCCTATGCCTTTCAGGGGTATGGTGAAAGTGCATTAGGTTTGTTAGCCGCAGCCCGTGAAGCTACTGGTTTGGGCATCATCACAGAGTTAATGGATGCAGCCGATTTACCCGCCGTGTCGAAAGTCGCTGACATAATTCAGATCGGAGCGCGGAATATGCACAACTTCTCGCTGCTGAAAAAAGTCGGCGCTCAAGATAAACCAGTGCTACTCAAGCGAGGGATGTCTGCCACAATTGACGAGTGGTTGATGGCAGCAGAATACATTATGGCATCAGGAAATTCCAACGTGATTCTTTGTGAGCGAGGGATTAGAACCTTTGATGCTAAATATGCCCGTAATACTTTAGATTTATCAGTAATTCCAGTATTGCGATCGCTCACCCATCTCCCAATTATGATCGACCCCAGTCATGGTACTGGTAATTCCGAGTATGTACCAGCGATGGCTTTAGCTGCGATCGCAGCTGGTACAGATGCCTTAATGATTGAAGTTCATCCCAATCCAGCTAGAGCTTTATCTGACGGACCTCAGTCCCTCACCCCAGAGAAATTTGATCGCTTAGTACAGGAAATGTCTGTTCTCGGCAAAGTCGTTAATCGCTGGTCTATACCTGCATTAGTAACTTCCGTTTAA
- the trpD gene encoding anthranilate phosphoribosyltransferase: MTTITQTPPGQNIPTPDSYNWPALLQQLLDRQSLTVTQAAYLMQGWLIDAIPPVLSGAILTAIQAKGITAAELVGMASVLQSQSSSPFDYAQGKPTPPVTERSRSNSLLTTPLIDTCGTGGDGASTFNISTAVAFVAAAAGVKVAKHGNRSASSKTGSADVLEALGINLNASQEKVQAAVGEVGITFLFAPGWHPALKAVAALRKTLKVRTIFNLLGPLVNPMRPTGQIIGVNDPHLLEAIAQALSQLGCQQAIALHGRERLDEAGLADSTDLAVLQDKKVRRLVLNPQELGLSSAPTAALRGGDVQENAEILQAVLQGKGTQAQQDVVALNTALALQVAATIDGATDVLEGCVKNLVLAQDVLQSGAAWTKLEQLAEFLHS; encoded by the coding sequence ATGACAACCATAACTCAAACTCCACCTGGGCAAAACATTCCCACTCCTGACTCCTACAATTGGCCTGCTTTATTGCAGCAGTTACTTGATCGGCAATCCTTAACAGTTACCCAAGCAGCTTATCTGATGCAAGGCTGGCTGATTGATGCCATTCCCCCCGTACTATCGGGAGCGATTTTAACTGCCATTCAAGCCAAAGGCATCACCGCCGCAGAATTGGTGGGTATGGCTAGCGTCTTACAATCCCAATCTTCTTCCCCATTCGACTACGCTCAAGGCAAGCCCACTCCCCCGGTTACTGAGCGCAGTCGAAGTAACTCCCTACTCACCACTCCCCTGATTGACACCTGCGGAACTGGTGGAGATGGGGCTTCAACCTTTAATATCTCCACTGCTGTGGCTTTTGTGGCCGCAGCCGCAGGGGTAAAAGTTGCCAAGCATGGTAATCGTTCCGCATCTAGTAAAACTGGTTCTGCCGATGTCTTGGAAGCTTTGGGGATAAATCTCAACGCTAGTCAGGAGAAAGTACAAGCGGCTGTGGGTGAAGTTGGCATCACCTTTTTGTTTGCCCCTGGTTGGCATCCAGCACTCAAGGCGGTGGCGGCTTTACGCAAAACTTTGAAAGTACGGACTATTTTTAACCTGCTGGGGCCTTTAGTCAATCCTATGCGACCCACGGGGCAAATTATTGGTGTTAACGACCCCCATTTATTAGAAGCGATCGCTCAAGCATTATCACAATTAGGATGTCAGCAAGCGATCGCACTCCACGGGCGAGAAAGGTTAGATGAAGCCGGCTTGGCAGACTCAACAGACTTGGCTGTACTCCAAGACAAAAAAGTCCGTCGTTTAGTACTCAATCCTCAAGAACTTGGTTTGAGTTCTGCACCCACTGCGGCCTTACGAGGTGGAGATGTTCAAGAAAATGCCGAGATTTTGCAAGCAGTTCTCCAAGGTAAAGGCACTCAAGCGCAGCAAGATGTAGTCGCTTTAAATACAGCCCTAGCACTCCAAGTTGCAGCAACAATTGATGGAGCAACGGATGTTTTAGAAGGTTGTGTCAAAAATCTTGTACTGGCTCAAGACGTTCTGCAAAGCGGCGCAGCTTGGACAAAGTTAGAACAACTGGCCGAATTTTTGCACTCATAA
- the trpB gene encoding tryptophan synthase subunit beta, producing MVSIQDINTATVRPDALGRFGKFGGKYVPETLMPALSELETAFHQYRNDIGFQAELQNLLRDYVGRPSPLYFAERLTTHYARPDGTGVQIYLKREDLNHTGAHKINNALAQGLLAKRMGKQRIIAETGAGQHGVATATVCARFGLECVIYMGIHDMERQALNVFRMKLMGAEVRPVEAGTGTLKDATSEAIRDWVTNVETTHYILGSVAGPHPYPMIVRDFHAVIGKETRVQCQEKWGGLPDILLACVGGGSNAMGLFHEFVDEPTVRLVGVEAAGEGVDTDKHAATLTQGKVGVLHGAMSYLLQDDDGQVVEAHSISAGLDYPGVGPEHSYLKDLGRAEYYSVTDQQALDAFQRLSQLEGIIPALETSHAIAYLETLCPQLNGSPRLVINCSGRGDKDVQTVAKFLS from the coding sequence GTGGTAAGCATACAAGACATCAATACTGCAACTGTACGACCTGACGCTTTAGGCAGATTTGGCAAATTTGGCGGTAAATACGTCCCCGAAACCCTCATGCCGGCATTAAGTGAATTAGAAACAGCATTTCACCAATATCGCAATGATATAGGCTTCCAAGCAGAACTGCAAAACTTACTCCGGGATTATGTCGGACGACCCAGCCCCTTATATTTTGCCGAACGCCTGACCACACACTACGCTCGACCTGATGGAACAGGGGTGCAAATTTACTTAAAGCGAGAAGATTTAAATCATACAGGCGCACACAAAATTAATAACGCTTTGGCTCAGGGTTTGCTAGCTAAACGCATGGGTAAACAGCGGATTATTGCCGAAACTGGCGCAGGTCAGCATGGAGTAGCCACTGCTACCGTGTGTGCGCGATTTGGTTTAGAGTGTGTGATTTACATGGGCATCCACGACATGGAACGCCAAGCCCTGAATGTGTTTCGGATGAAGCTAATGGGGGCAGAAGTGCGTCCTGTAGAAGCAGGAACCGGAACCCTCAAGGATGCAACTTCTGAGGCGATTCGGGATTGGGTGACAAATGTAGAAACCACCCATTACATTCTCGGTTCTGTGGCTGGACCTCATCCTTACCCCATGATCGTGCGTGATTTCCACGCTGTCATCGGTAAAGAAACGCGCGTTCAGTGTCAGGAAAAGTGGGGAGGATTACCAGATATTCTCCTGGCTTGTGTCGGTGGCGGTTCTAATGCAATGGGATTATTCCATGAATTTGTGGATGAACCGACCGTGCGCCTAGTGGGAGTAGAAGCAGCAGGTGAGGGTGTAGATACAGATAAGCACGCAGCAACTTTAACACAGGGAAAAGTGGGAGTTCTGCACGGGGCGATGAGTTATTTACTTCAAGATGATGATGGTCAAGTAGTGGAAGCACATTCCATTAGTGCTGGACTAGATTATCCCGGTGTGGGGCCAGAACATAGTTATTTAAAGGATCTGGGTCGGGCTGAATATTACAGCGTCACAGACCAACAAGCTTTGGATGCTTTTCAAAGACTTTCCCAACTAGAAGGGATTATTCCAGCTTTAGAAACATCTCATGCGATCGCTTATTTAGAAACCCTCTGTCCTCAACTCAATGGTAGTCCCCGCCTGGTAATTAATTGCTCTGGCAGAGGCGACAAAGATGTGCAAACCGTAGCCAAATTCCTGAGTTAA
- the trpA gene encoding tryptophan synthase subunit alpha yields the protein MATISHCFQYLRDRQQCALIPFITAGDPDLTTTAEALRILDRNGADFIELGVPYSDPLADGPVIQAAATRALQTGIKLEQVLEMLRDISPQLKAPLILFTYYNPILHRGIQAFLAEIVAAGVRGLVVPDLPLEEAAKLIQAATAFGIEVILLVAPTSSQDRITAIARQSQGFIYLVSVTGVTGMRSQMQSRVQHLLTEMRSITDKPIGVGFGISTPEQAQQVREWGADAVIVGSAFVKRLAEGSPTQGLQAVEKLCRELKAAITSISLQKVGSA from the coding sequence ATGGCTACTATTTCTCATTGTTTTCAATATTTACGCGATCGCCAACAATGTGCTTTGATTCCCTTTATCACAGCTGGCGACCCTGATTTAACAACCACGGCTGAAGCTTTACGTATTTTAGATCGCAATGGGGCTGATTTCATTGAATTGGGCGTTCCCTATTCTGATCCCCTTGCAGATGGCCCTGTGATTCAAGCAGCTGCAACTCGTGCTTTGCAAACAGGAATTAAATTAGAACAAGTCCTAGAAATGTTGCGCGATATCAGTCCTCAACTGAAAGCACCGTTAATTTTATTTACTTACTACAATCCGATTCTGCACCGGGGTATTCAGGCATTTTTAGCCGAAATTGTGGCGGCTGGGGTGCGAGGGTTGGTAGTACCAGATTTACCTTTGGAAGAGGCGGCGAAATTAATCCAAGCTGCTACTGCCTTTGGGATTGAGGTAATTCTGCTTGTAGCCCCTACTAGTTCTCAGGATAGGATAACTGCGATCGCGCGTCAATCTCAAGGTTTTATCTATCTTGTCAGTGTAACTGGAGTCACTGGAATGCGATCGCAAATGCAAAGCCGCGTACAGCATTTACTCACAGAGATGCGAAGCATCACCGATAAACCCATTGGCGTTGGCTTTGGCATTTCCACACCAGAACAAGCACAACAGGTCAGAGAATGGGGTGCAGATGCCGTAATTGTCGGTAGTGCCTTTGTCAAACGGTTAGCTGAAGGTAGCCCCACCCAAGGACTACAAGCCGTAGAAAAACTTTGTCGTGAACTCAAAGCCGCAATTACCTCCATATCTCTGCAAAAAGTTGGTTCTGCTTAA
- the trpC gene encoding indole-3-glycerol phosphate synthase TrpC produces the protein MNIPVAIHRHILEEIVLHKREEVAQMQQKLPLTALQQQLNTAPNLRNFLSALQENPCQPCLIAEVKKASPSRGIIRADFDPVAIAQAYQRGGAACLSILTDQKFFQGSFDNLRAVRAAVALPLLCKEFIIDPYQIYLARTAGADAVLLIAAILSDTELQHFLSVIHDLGMNALVEVHTLTELDRVLKLDNLRLVGINNRNLEDFTVDLQTTQQLLTQRQPQLQSLSITVVSESGLYTPADLSFVAEAGARAVLVGESLVKQSQIKPAVRSLLNI, from the coding sequence ATGAATATTCCAGTTGCTATCCATCGTCACATTCTTGAAGAAATTGTGTTGCATAAAAGGGAAGAAGTTGCACAAATGCAGCAAAAATTACCTTTAACTGCTTTGCAACAACAGTTAAATACTGCTCCGAATCTGCGAAATTTCCTGAGTGCTTTACAAGAAAATCCCTGTCAACCGTGTTTAATCGCTGAGGTTAAAAAAGCTTCACCTAGTCGGGGGATCATCCGGGCGGATTTTGATCCGGTAGCGATCGCACAAGCATACCAACGAGGTGGTGCAGCCTGTCTATCCATCCTCACTGATCAAAAGTTCTTTCAAGGTAGTTTTGATAATCTCCGCGCTGTGCGGGCTGCTGTAGCTTTACCCTTACTGTGCAAGGAGTTCATCATTGACCCCTATCAAATTTATTTGGCACGGACAGCAGGTGCAGATGCGGTGTTATTAATTGCCGCCATCCTCTCAGATACAGAACTCCAGCACTTTTTGTCAGTGATTCACGATTTGGGGATGAATGCACTTGTGGAAGTTCATACCTTGACGGAATTGGATCGGGTGCTAAAGCTGGACAACCTGCGTTTAGTAGGAATTAATAATCGTAATTTGGAGGATTTTACTGTCGATTTACAAACAACTCAGCAACTTTTAACACAACGTCAGCCACAATTACAAAGCTTGAGTATTACAGTCGTCAGTGAATCGGGACTATATACACCTGCTGATTTATCTTTTGTGGCTGAGGCTGGGGCGCGTGCAGTTTTAGTGGGTGAATCTTTAGTGAAACAAAGCCAGATAAAACCAGCTGTGCGTAGTCTTTTGAATATTTAG
- a CDS encoding anthranilate synthase, whose translation MNFDFHSYTTLGGVLVSRSVTEVKMDTALEEVLFHLNSQRGGLLASSYEYPGRYKRWAIGFVNPPLELTTRENSFTLTALNERGQILLPLLLERLCQSQELQDIKQTNNNICGFIQPGNQFFLEEERSKQPSAFTVVREILHTFSSQEDEHLGLYGAFGYDLVFQFEPILHSLERPTDQRDLVLYLPDELIVVDYYLQQAFRLQYEFETANGITNNLPRTGESIDYRGQRLTPNQTCDHQQGEYAKQVELALDYFRRGDLFEVVPGQNFFEPCEALPSKLFATLKQINPSPYGFIFNLGGEYIIGASPEMFVRVEGRRIETCPISGTITRGQDALDDADQIRQLLNSHKDEAELTMCTDVDRNDKSRICEPGSVQVIGRRQIELYSHLIHTVDHVEGILRPEFDALDAFLTHTWAVTVTGAPKRAAIQFIEQHERSARRWYGGAVGYLNFNGNLNTGLILRTIRLQDSIAEVRVGATVLYDSVPQAEEQETITKAAALFETIRRARATDEKAEECNYINLSKCIPDVESGKRILLIDHEDSFVHTLANYIRQTGASVTTIRHGFAESRFDTERPDLVVLSPGPGRPNDFRVSETVAACVSRQIPIFGVCLGLQGIVEAFGGTLGVLNYPQHGKSSRIFVTDPDSVTFKDLPKSFAVGRYHSLFALQEHLPAELKVTAISDDNVIMGIEHRTLPIAAVQFHPESIMTLSGEVGLAIIKNVMLAFTQKTIVISH comes from the coding sequence ATGAATTTTGATTTCCATTCCTACACGACTCTTGGTGGTGTGCTTGTTTCTCGCTCCGTCACAGAAGTGAAAATGGACACTGCCCTCGAAGAGGTTCTGTTCCACCTAAATTCTCAGCGTGGAGGCTTGCTGGCTAGCAGCTATGAATATCCAGGAAGATACAAAAGATGGGCAATTGGATTTGTTAATCCACCACTAGAATTGACAACACGAGAGAATTCTTTTACCTTAACAGCTTTGAATGAGCGCGGCCAAATACTTTTACCATTACTTTTAGAGCGCCTTTGCCAATCACAAGAACTTCAAGACATCAAACAAACAAACAACAATATCTGCGGCTTTATTCAACCCGGAAACCAATTTTTTCTGGAAGAAGAGCGGAGTAAGCAACCTTCAGCATTTACAGTTGTTCGCGAAATTCTACATACTTTCTCTAGTCAAGAAGATGAGCATTTAGGATTGTATGGCGCATTTGGTTATGACTTAGTTTTCCAATTTGAGCCAATTCTCCACAGCCTAGAACGTCCCACAGACCAGCGAGATTTAGTACTTTATCTACCTGATGAACTGATAGTTGTTGATTATTATCTCCAACAGGCATTTCGGCTGCAATATGAATTTGAAACAGCCAATGGGATCACCAATAATCTTCCTCGCACGGGTGAATCTATTGATTATCGAGGTCAGCGCCTAACCCCAAATCAAACTTGTGATCATCAACAGGGCGAGTATGCCAAGCAAGTTGAGCTAGCGCTCGATTACTTCCGCCGAGGCGACTTGTTTGAAGTGGTTCCCGGTCAAAACTTTTTTGAACCCTGTGAAGCGCTTCCTAGCAAACTTTTTGCCACCTTAAAGCAAATCAATCCCAGCCCTTATGGATTCATTTTTAATCTCGGTGGAGAATACATAATTGGCGCATCTCCAGAGATGTTTGTTCGGGTTGAAGGTAGACGCATAGAAACCTGTCCCATTAGTGGTACGATTACCCGTGGACAAGATGCCCTTGATGATGCTGATCAAATTCGTCAGTTACTCAACTCACACAAAGATGAAGCTGAGTTGACAATGTGTACAGACGTAGATCGCAATGATAAATCTCGGATTTGCGAACCTGGATCAGTCCAAGTCATTGGCCGTCGTCAAATTGAATTATATAGCCATCTGATTCATACAGTGGATCATGTGGAAGGCATACTCAGACCAGAATTTGATGCTTTAGATGCCTTTTTAACTCACACCTGGGCAGTTACAGTCACAGGCGCACCCAAAAGAGCCGCAATTCAGTTTATTGAACAGCATGAACGTAGCGCTCGACGTTGGTATGGTGGAGCCGTGGGTTACTTAAATTTCAATGGGAATTTAAATACTGGATTAATTCTGCGAACAATTCGGTTACAAGATTCCATTGCAGAAGTGCGCGTTGGTGCGACTGTCCTTTATGATTCAGTTCCCCAAGCAGAAGAACAAGAAACAATCACCAAGGCTGCGGCTTTATTTGAAACGATTCGACGTGCTAGGGCTACTGACGAAAAAGCCGAGGAGTGCAATTACATAAATTTGAGCAAATGCATTCCTGATGTGGAATCTGGTAAACGCATCTTATTAATTGACCATGAAGATTCGTTTGTTCACACATTAGCCAATTACATTCGCCAAACTGGTGCTAGTGTTACCACAATACGTCATGGCTTTGCCGAATCGCGATTTGATACAGAACGCCCTGATTTAGTTGTCTTGTCTCCTGGCCCTGGTAGACCAAATGATTTTCGAGTTTCAGAGACTGTCGCCGCCTGTGTCAGTCGCCAAATCCCGATTTTCGGAGTTTGTCTAGGATTACAAGGTATTGTCGAAGCTTTTGGCGGCACACTCGGAGTTCTCAACTATCCCCAACATGGTAAATCTTCGCGGATTTTCGTTACAGATCCAGATTCTGTGACATTTAAAGATTTGCCAAAATCCTTTGCAGTCGGTAGATATCATTCTTTGTTTGCTTTACAAGAACATTTGCCGGCAGAACTGAAAGTAACGGCGATTTCTGATGACAACGTAATTATGGGGATTGAACATCGAACGCTTCCCATTGCTGCGGTTCAGTTTCATCCAGAATCAATCATGACTTTATCAGGAGAAGTCGGTTTGGCAATTATTAAAAACGTCATGCTTGCATTCACGCAGAAGACCATTGTTATTAGTCATTAG